In the Mytilus galloprovincialis chromosome 10, xbMytGall1.hap1.1, whole genome shotgun sequence genome, one interval contains:
- the LOC143049353 gene encoding baculoviral IAP repeat-containing protein 7-like isoform X1 — MHSTTANSNAVSETSMGITTTRAKYTQYGSYRSRLSTFSDMRSNIIQSKEILARAGFFYTGTGDLVRCFYCGGGLRNWDRSDDPWTEHKRWFPKCDFLNKFSDREQTKSENNVSAQYERSLQLPIYIGQDIGESGENTVTLDPGNTNLDIIIAAKAVLHLGYNRLDVRNALDLCSKETSSTHVTALQLLTKILQLKHVLVNDSEDSPNGSRTQEYDDSFIEIEKENIDLKDKFFCKICQRTSAEVAFLPCGHLVTCQDCGPAVKYCIVCKTLVKATVKVFMS; from the exons ATGCAC AGCACAACTGCAAACAGCAATGCAGTCAGTGAAACTAGCATGGGCATCACAACAACGCGAGCCAAATATACACAGTACGGATCTTATAGAAGTCGCTTGTCTACATTCAGTGATATGAGAAGTAATATTATACAGTCTAAAGAAATACTAGCACGTGCTGGGTTCTTCTATACAG GTACAGGTGATCTTGTTCGGTGTTTTTACTGTGGAGGGGGTTTAAGAAACTGGGACAGATCAGACGATCCGTGGACAGAACATAAAAGGTGGTTTCCTAAATGTGATTTCCTCAACAAATTTTCGGATAGGGAACAGACCAAATCAGAAAACAACGTTTCAGCTCAATACGAACGTTCG CTTCAGTTGCCAATATACATCGGCCAAGATATCGGAGAAAGTGGCGAGAACACAGTTACTCTAGATCCAGGAAATACCAATCTTGACATCATCATTGCAGCCAAGGCAGTACTTCACTTAGGATATAATCGGTTGGATGTCAGAAATGCATTGGATTTATGTAGCAAAGAAACGAGTT CAACACATGTAACAGCACTCCagttattgacaaaaatattacaattgaaaCATGTATTAGTAAACGACAGTGAAGATAGTCCGAATGGAAGTCGGACACAAGAATATGATGATTCTTTTATTGAGATTG aaaaagaaaacattgatTTGAAAGATAAATTTTTCTGCAAAATTTGTCAACGAACTTCAGCGGAAGTGGCTTTCTTACCATGTGGACATTTAGTGACGTGTCAAGATTGTGGACCTGCAGTGAAATATTGTATAGTTTGTAAAACTCTTGTGAAGGCCACTGTGAAAGTGTTTATGTCTTGA
- the LOC143049353 gene encoding baculoviral IAP repeat-containing protein 8-like isoform X2 — protein sequence MHSTTANSNAVSETSMGITTTRAKYTQYGSYRSRLSTFSDMRSNIIQSKEILARAGFFYTGTGDLVRCFYCGGGLRNWDRSDDPWTEHKRWFPKCDFLNKFSDREQTKSENNVSAQYERSLQLPIYIGQDIGESGENTVTLDPGNTNLDIIIAAKAVLHLGYNRLDVRNALDLCSKETTTHVTALQLLTKILQLKHVLVNDSEDSPNGSRTQEYDDSFIEIEKENIDLKDKFFCKICQRTSAEVAFLPCGHLVTCQDCGPAVKYCIVCKTLVKATVKVFMS from the exons ATGCAC AGCACAACTGCAAACAGCAATGCAGTCAGTGAAACTAGCATGGGCATCACAACAACGCGAGCCAAATATACACAGTACGGATCTTATAGAAGTCGCTTGTCTACATTCAGTGATATGAGAAGTAATATTATACAGTCTAAAGAAATACTAGCACGTGCTGGGTTCTTCTATACAG GTACAGGTGATCTTGTTCGGTGTTTTTACTGTGGAGGGGGTTTAAGAAACTGGGACAGATCAGACGATCCGTGGACAGAACATAAAAGGTGGTTTCCTAAATGTGATTTCCTCAACAAATTTTCGGATAGGGAACAGACCAAATCAGAAAACAACGTTTCAGCTCAATACGAACGTTCG CTTCAGTTGCCAATATACATCGGCCAAGATATCGGAGAAAGTGGCGAGAACACAGTTACTCTAGATCCAGGAAATACCAATCTTGACATCATCATTGCAGCCAAGGCAGTACTTCACTTAGGATATAATCGGTTGGATGTCAGAAATGCATTGGATTTATGTAGCAAAGAAACGA CAACACATGTAACAGCACTCCagttattgacaaaaatattacaattgaaaCATGTATTAGTAAACGACAGTGAAGATAGTCCGAATGGAAGTCGGACACAAGAATATGATGATTCTTTTATTGAGATTG aaaaagaaaacattgatTTGAAAGATAAATTTTTCTGCAAAATTTGTCAACGAACTTCAGCGGAAGTGGCTTTCTTACCATGTGGACATTTAGTGACGTGTCAAGATTGTGGACCTGCAGTGAAATATTGTATAGTTTGTAAAACTCTTGTGAAGGCCACTGTGAAAGTGTTTATGTCTTGA